The genomic DNA AAAGCAACATTAAGAACTGCGTTAATTTCGCATACACACATCGGCCTTTCGGCCAGCATCATAAAAATTCTCAGTCTGTTCTCGTCACCCAACGATTTAAATAGAGCCGCAACTTCTCTCATCTCAAATCAAGTGCAATCAACTTCCACATTGCAAACTTCCGTAAGTTTTTTCAACATTTCAGCCACTGCCTCATCGACCACTTTGTAGCATACAGTTGTTCCTTCACGTCTGCCTTCGATGATTCCTTTATTTTTCAAAATACTCAAATGCTGACTTGTAGTAGCCTGGGGTACCTGAAGACCATTGCAGATTTTTGTTACATTACATTCATTTTCCATTAAACCGAGAATAATCTTCAATCTCACCGGATGTCCGATAGCTTTAAGCTTCTCAGAATAATCTTCTAACCACATTTTGTCCATATTCTTCCCTCTTTGGTTATTTAATTCTCATATATGCATATATATATTAACACAGCAATTTAGTCAAGTTTATCTGCCTCTTGTTACCAGTATTATGCCGAGAATAATGAAAAGTACGCCGAGAACATTGTACCAGTGAACATTCAGCTTTATGACATTCATCGGATTATATTTGTCAATAAGAAGCCCGACCAAAAGCTGAACACCTATAGCCGTGGCAAGTGCCGAAGCTACACCTGTAACATGAACTGAATAGGTAATAATAAAAACAAAACAGGCCCCAAGCATACCGCCGGTTAAAAATACGGGGGGTACTTCAAAAATGTGCTTTAAGCCGTTTCCGTTTTTAAGCAGTACTGCAGCTGCAAGAACCATTGTGCCAACGGTGAATGAGATAAAAGCACTCTCCACAAAACCCACATATTTGGCCAGTCTGGCATTAATGGAAGCCTGAAGGGATACAAATGTCCCTCCTACGACAAGAAGCACATAAACGAGATATTTAGACATATCAGCCCACCAGTCCTATATAAACGTCACATACATTGGTTCCGGTATTCCCCGTTTTTATAAGAGCATCTAATTTTGCCAAAATAGTGTTGGAATCATTCTCTCTAAGATAACTTTTTAACTCGTCAACACTAACATCATCAAGCAGGTTCGGCGTTACGACAGCTCCCGCAGCATCGGAATTGCCGTCAATTCCGTCTGTTCCGATACAACCAAGGGAAATATTCCCCAAATCGCTCATTTCTAACAAACCAGCCAGTGCCAGCTCCTGATTTCTGCCGCCTTTACCATCACCTTTAACCGTCACCGTCGTTTCACCGCCTGCAATAAAACAAAGGGGCTTAGATAAAAATTCATGAGTACTGTGATACTTGAGAAGAGAAACAATAAAACCTGCCGCTGCAGAGGCCTCCCCCTGCAACAGAGAAGTAAGAATTACAGGTTTATATCCCAAATCTTCGGCTTTTTGCGCAGCCTTCAAAAGAGCCCTGTTATTATTGCCCAGAATATAATGTTTTAATGATCTTCTGCTTTCTGTATCTTTTTCAGATTTCAACCTTTCAATCACATTTTTTGGCAATTTATCATAAAGAGTGTATTTATCAAAAATTATATCAGAGGAAATTTCAGATGATGAATCGTAATACAAGGGAGCGGAACCGATATAATTCAGATCATCACCCACCACATCAGATAAAACAAGAACAACACCTTCACATTTCAAATGAGCGGCAAGCCTGCCCCCTTTGATTTTTGACAGTTTTTTTCTTATCGTATTAAGTTCGGTAATATCAGCACCTGCTTTCATTAAAATATCAGTGGCAGTATTTATATCTGAAATACTAATACCTTCCGCCGGATATTCCAAAAGAGAGGATGTTCCGCCGCTGAGAAGATAAATAATAAAATCATCTTCTTTGCATGATTTGGCAAACTCTAACATCTTATTTCCGGCCTCCAGACTGCTCTCATCGGGGAGCGGGTGGGATGACTCTGCCACTTCAATGCCTTCAATGCTTTCATGGTAATGGGACACAATAAGCCCGCCGGAAATTTTCGTTCCCAGAATCTCTTTCACCTTTTCAGCCATCTTAACGGAAGCTTTGCCGCTGCCAAGGATATAAACATTTGACTTATCGTTTAAATCATAAGAATCACCGCAAATATTCAGATTTCCGCCGTTAAAATTTATATCTTCAAAAATATTATCCGGTTTTACGGAATTCACGGCTTCATATAAAATATTTAAAGTATCCTGTTTCAGGCTCATTTTACCCCTTCCAGAATGACTACAAAAGGAGCCTTGGGCATATTCTTCAACTCATTTGCAATCTCTTTTGGCCGGCCTCTTATAACTTTCTCATCTTTCATCCCAAGATTATAAATTACGGCAATTCTTTTTTTGGACACAACAAGCTCATCAACCAGCTTTTTCATAACATAAGGGCGCTCAAAAAGAACAATTGTATCTTCAGCAGAAAACAGTTTGTCAAAAAATTTTTTCCTTGATGATTTTTCCCTTGGGGGAAAACCTGCAAAGTAAAACTTTTCCGCATAAAAACCGCTGAGTGAAAGTGCTGTTGTAATACTCGAAGGCCCGGGAAATGAAAAAACATCTACACCGCGGTCATAACACATATCAACAAAATCATATCCCGGATCAGCAACACAAGGCGTACCCTGATCGGAAAAAAAGCAGGATAATCCTGCGCTGCTTACTTTATCAACAATAGAAAGCTTTGATTTCAAATCGCTGTGTTCGTTCAGAAGGAAAAAATCTCTCCCGCGGCATCCGCTTCTTGCAAGCACTCTGTGTGCAGTTTTCTTCTCTTCGGCGATAATGATTTCTGAATTTTGAATTATACTTTGAAGTTCCTTATCGATTCTGTCAAAACCGACTGAAAGAGGCATCCCTGCAACACACAGTCTGGGACTCATAAATTATCTTAATTCCCCGATACCGTTCATGTACGGCTCTAAAGCCTCAGGGACAACAATACTACCGTCGCTTTGCTGGTAGTTTTCAAGTATTGCAAGGAATGTTCTTCCCACCGCAAGTCCGGAGCCGTTTAACGTATAAGGAAAATGTGTACCTTTCTCCCCTTTTGACTTATATCTAATCCCGGCTCTTCTGGCCTGAAAATCGGTAAATGTACTGCAGCTGGAGATCTCTCTGTAACATTCCTGCCCCGGCAGCCAAACCTCAATATCATAAGTAAATGCTGCAGAAAAGCCTACATCCCCGCTGCAGAGTTTCACAACCCTGTACGGCAGGTTCAGCTTTTTCAGTATGCCTTCCGCATCCGACAAAAGAAGTTCAAGCTCTTTTACCGAATCTTCAGGTTTTACAATTTTCACCAGCTCAACCTTATTGAATTGATGCTGCCTTATCAGTCCTCTTGTATCCTGACCGTGCGCACCGGCTTCCCTTCTGAAACAAGGAGTATATGCCGTCATTTTTACGGGAAGTTCCTCATCCATTAAAATTTCCGAGGCATATATATTTGTCAGAGGTACTTCCGCAGTAGGAATCAGATAAAGTCCGTCTCTTTCACACTTAAAAAGATCATCTTCAAACTTGGGAAGCTGACCGGTACCCTGCATTGTTTCGGCATTCACCAGGAAAGGGGGGACTACTTCGGTATATCCGTTTGTAGTCTGCTCATCCAGCATAAAATTTATCAGAGCTCTCTCCATTTTTGCCCCTAGACCGGTATAAACAGAAAAACGGGACTGGGCAATTTTTGCACCCCGTGTAAAATCCACAAGATTTAAATCTTCAGCTATTTCCCAATGGGGCTTGGCTTCAAAACCGAAATCAGGTTTCTCACCCCATTCATGATCAACCACATTTTCCGTATCATCCGCTCCCACAGGTGTTCTCTCCGACAGCAGGTTGGGAATACGCAGAAGTTTATTTTTAATAGCCGTCTCAACGCTTTTCATTTCGCTATCGTAAGCAGCTATATCGTTTGATACCTTTTTCATCTTTCTTGTTATTTCAGAAATATCTTCGTTCCGGCGTTTAAGTTCACCTATCTGTTTGGAAACCTCATTCCGCTCCTTTTTTAAAGACTCGACTCTCTGGATAATTTCACGTCTTTGCCCATCCAGCATCACTATTTCATCGATATCTATTTCCTCTCCTCTCTTTCTGAGGTTCTCCTTAACTGTATCCGGATTTTTTACAATAAATTTCAAATCGAGCATCTATTTAACCTCCCTAGCTCCTTTAAGTAAATACAAAAATGTCGACAGGATTTTGTTCTTACTGTCAATTTCGTAACCTTTTTTCCATGATTCCAGAGCAAACCCTATAAAGCCCAGTTTATAAAATGCTATCCCCTGGTGAATATAAGCTTCGGCATAGTCGCTCTTTCTGACAATTACCTGGTCAAACTCGTAAACCGCTTTTTCCATATCCCCGTAATCTCTCAGGGCAATGGCATATTCAAGCCTGATATCAGGGAAATCAGGGCATAACTGCAAAGCTTTTTGATATTGCTCTATGGCCTCTTCATACCAGAAAAGGCTTTTATAGGCTCTGGCTGTTTCTGCATGCATATTGGCAAGCTTGCCAAGACAGTATCTGTCAGCAACCCCTTCATAATATTGGACACTTTTCAGCTGATTCATATATTTCAAAGCCTCATCAGATCTGCCGCAGTCGTTCAGCACCACTGCAAAATTCATGATGGCTTCAGTGTAGGAAGGGTTCAAATCCACAGCTTTTTGATAAGCTTTGATTGCGGATTCTCTGTCATCACTAATGTAATAAATATAACCCAGATAGTTATACACATCAGCAAAATCGTTTCTGTGCTTTATAAACTCTTCGAAAATCTCCCTCGCCTCGTCATATTTCCCGGAATCAAAACAAGCTTTGCCCTCTTCATATTGTGTGTAAAAATTATTCATATTCTTCCCTTGTGTTTTTTTACCCGTCCGTTGACAGGTGAGATATGAATTAAATTTTATTTCCTTTAAAAATTTTTTTAATTAATTCCAACATCCAAACTTTGCTTCAAACTAAGTGCTCTTGCGTATTTTTTTGCTATACCGTTTCCTATAGCAGAGATTTCTCCACTTTGCTCGCAACAAAGACTTGTAAAAAGTGTAAGTTCGAAACTTTAATAATTAACACCAACATTCCAAAGTTACCTTAAACTATTCACTGCCCATATCCTTTTGCAGCTTATCAAGCATTTCACTGACTTCTGACAAATATTGTTTACCATTTTCCTGTCTTAATACACTGTTCAGATAAGTTACTGCCTGAGTTTCATGTTTTCCCTTTTCAATAAAATATTCGCTAAGTCGCAAAGCTGCCCGCGGAAACACTTTTGTATTTTTATAATTTTCCACAATATTTTTTAGTCTGGCAGCTGCCGCTTCTTCCTCACCAATGCGAAAATAAAAATCAGCAATATACATCTCTTTCCTTGCTAACTTGTTGCGCAGTTTATTTATCAGCTTATCTGTGTTTTTTTCTTTAGCAAATTCAGGATATTTTTTTTCCAAAATCTCAAACTGTTTCAAAGCCTTCCTGGTGTTCGTCTGGTCTCTGTCTATACTGGGAATTAATCTGTAATAAGAGGTGGCCAGACGATAAATCACCCTCGGCTCCTCCTTGCTTCCTCCATAAATGTTAAGATACTGCTCGTAAGACGGAATCGCCTGAGCGTAATCTTCCATCATAAAATAAGAATCAGCAAGAAACAGCTGGGCACTTGCCGCCAGTTCCGGTGTGTTCGCCTTCATTATGGTACGCTCAAACAATTTAGCCGCATCATTATAATCTTCTTCAGAAAACTGATTCAGTCCCTGCTGAAACAGTTCATTGGCAGTAATTTCTCCTGCATTTTTACCTGCACAGCTGAAAACCATCAGGCTCGCAATGAGTAACAATACAATTCTTTTCATAAATTTTCTCCGTCATGAAACTATTTTACAGTATATATCCGGATATACAATTTTTTCAATACTACATTTATATGGACCATACCCTCTGTCGGCTCTTCCGTCAATAAAGAACGTTTTACCGTCTATATCAGGAGTCTGAAATATTGCTCTGCCTTCAGGGATAAACTCTATATCCTCACTGAAACCTTCTGCAAATGCCAGAATTTCTTTGTTCTGCATTTTCTTCAGTCTCTCAACGGTATTTTGCTCCTGTATACTCTCCAGCTCCAAAATTCGGCTTTCAATTTTTTCATTATCTACATAATCAGACATATCGAAGGCTTTCGTACCCTCTTCCGGTTGAAACCTGAAAAAACCTGCATATTCCGGTGCAAAATCCCGAAGAAAACCTTTCAGCTCTTCAAAATCATTTTCATCCTCACCAGGAAAACCAACAATAAACGTTGTACGGATAAAAGCTTCGGGCATTACCTTCCTTATGTTACTGAAAACATTTTTTATCTTTCTGCTGTCTGATTTTCTATGCATTTTCGATAAAATTTTATCACTGATATGCTGAACAGGTATTTCAAAATATTTAACCAGCTTCTCTATTTCAGAAAAACGCCTGATATCATCTTCATTAATACCATCCGGATTGAGGTATAGCAGTCTGATAAAAAAATCACCGGCTAAATCGTTTATCTTTTCAACCAACTGTACGAGCCTGCCCTCTCCATACAGATCAATACCGTATTTTGTGGAATCCTGGGAGATAAGAATGATTTCTTTGACACCACTTCTGATTAGTTCTTCCGCTTCCCTTATGATACTTTCCTCAGGTCTGCTTTTTAACTCCCCTCTGATAGAAGGGATAATACAGTAACTGCACCTGTTGTTACAACCGTCGGCAATTTTAATGTAAGCATAATAGGGGTGATTGGCGATTAATCTGGCAGAACCGTATACACGGCTTTCGTCTATAGTTAAACCTGAATCTTTAAGGATAAAATCTCCGGCCTCTTTTAATGTGTGAACGCCCGTATAAAAATCCACTTCGGGAAACTCTTCTTCAAACTCGTCTTTAAATCTCTCCACCATACAGCCTGCAGCAATTATTTTTGCCCCTTCGGGTTTTTTTTCGCCGGTTTGAACAATATTTTCAATAGCTTCCATTACAGCAGGTTCAATAAAACCGCAGGTGTTAATTACTATGTAGTCACTTGATGTAATATCGTTCACAATATCCAAACCGCTGTCTCTAAGATAACCCATTAAATATTCCAGGTCGGTGGTATTTTTTGAACAACCCAAACCTATAAAGGCAACTCTGCTCATTTCATCTCCGCATGAATCTTTTTGGCAGCCCGGCAGTCAGCTTCGATAACATTTTTAAGCTCTTCAAAACTGTCAAGCTTGGCTTCAGGCCTAAGATACTCCAGCAGCTCTAATTCCACTTGTTTGCCGTATAAATCTTCATTAAAATCAAATACAAATGCTTCCACTTTAACGTCCTGACCTTCATCATTAAGTGTGGGTCTTATACCGATATTGGTTACAGAGTTATATTTCACTCCATTCAGCACCAAACGTGAAACATATACTCCTAATTTAGGAAGTATTTCATTATTAACAAGTATATTAGCCGTGGGATATCCAAGCAGTCTTCCTATTTTACTGCCCTCAACCACTGTGCCTTCCAGACTGAAGTTATGTCCCAGCATTTCATTTGCCTTCTTTATTTTCCCTTCCTGAAGTAATTTTCTTATATTTGTACTTGATACCACTTCCCCGTGGATCTCAACCCTGTCAACTTTAAAAGGTGTATATCCGTAATG from Flexistipes sp. includes the following:
- a CDS encoding tetratricopeptide repeat protein; its protein translation is MNNFYTQYEEGKACFDSGKYDEAREIFEEFIKHRNDFADVYNYLGYIYYISDDRESAIKAYQKAVDLNPSYTEAIMNFAVVLNDCGRSDEALKYMNQLKSVQYYEGVADRYCLGKLANMHAETARAYKSLFWYEEAIEQYQKALQLCPDFPDIRLEYAIALRDYGDMEKAVYEFDQVIVRKSDYAEAYIHQGIAFYKLGFIGFALESWKKGYEIDSKNKILSTFLYLLKGAREVK
- a CDS encoding DMT family transporter, with the protein product MSKYLVYVLLVVGGTFVSLQASINARLAKYVGFVESAFISFTVGTMVLAAAVLLKNGNGLKHIFEVPPVFLTGGMLGACFVFIITYSVHVTGVASALATAIGVQLLVGLLIDKYNPMNVIKLNVHWYNVLGVLFIILGIILVTRGR
- a CDS encoding ArsR/SmtB family transcription factor; the encoded protein is MDKMWLEDYSEKLKAIGHPVRLKIILGLMENECNVTKICNGLQVPQATTSQHLSILKNKGIIEGRREGTTVCYKVVDEAVAEMLKKLTEVCNVEVDCT
- a CDS encoding bifunctional riboflavin kinase/FAD synthetase, encoding MKVYNNLSEYNEEFSTVVTVGNFDGVHLGHRKILEKVNSIARQYNFKSVVFTFEPHPLKYFGADVPMILTPLQKQKLLDETGVDFLFQIEFSEQFAKMTPEVFVREILVKKLNARFIIVGYDYKFGRRRKGDFKLLQFLSQHYGYTPFKVDRVEIHGEVVSSTNIRKLLQEGKIKKANEMLGHNFSLEGTVVEGSKIGRLLGYPTANILVNNEILPKLGVYVSRLVLNGVKYNSVTNIGIRPTLNDEGQDVKVEAFVFDFNEDLYGKQVELELLEYLRPEAKLDSFEELKNVIEADCRAAKKIHAEMK
- the serS gene encoding serine--tRNA ligase, encoding MLDLKFIVKNPDTVKENLRKRGEEIDIDEIVMLDGQRREIIQRVESLKKERNEVSKQIGELKRRNEDISEITRKMKKVSNDIAAYDSEMKSVETAIKNKLLRIPNLLSERTPVGADDTENVVDHEWGEKPDFGFEAKPHWEIAEDLNLVDFTRGAKIAQSRFSVYTGLGAKMERALINFMLDEQTTNGYTEVVPPFLVNAETMQGTGQLPKFEDDLFKCERDGLYLIPTAEVPLTNIYASEILMDEELPVKMTAYTPCFRREAGAHGQDTRGLIRQHQFNKVELVKIVKPEDSVKELELLLSDAEGILKKLNLPYRVVKLCSGDVGFSAAFTYDIEVWLPGQECYREISSCSTFTDFQARRAGIRYKSKGEKGTHFPYTLNGSGLAVGRTFLAILENYQQSDGSIVVPEALEPYMNGIGELR
- a CDS encoding glycerate kinase type-2 family protein, which gives rise to MSLKQDTLNILYEAVNSVKPDNIFEDINFNGGNLNICGDSYDLNDKSNVYILGSGKASVKMAEKVKEILGTKISGGLIVSHYHESIEGIEVAESSHPLPDESSLEAGNKMLEFAKSCKEDDFIIYLLSGGTSSLLEYPAEGISISDINTATDILMKAGADITELNTIRKKLSKIKGGRLAAHLKCEGVVLVLSDVVGDDLNYIGSAPLYYDSSSEISSDIIFDKYTLYDKLPKNVIERLKSEKDTESRRSLKHYILGNNNRALLKAAQKAEDLGYKPVILTSLLQGEASAAAGFIVSLLKYHSTHEFLSKPLCFIAGGETTVTVKGDGKGGRNQELALAGLLEMSDLGNISLGCIGTDGIDGNSDAAGAVVTPNLLDDVSVDELKSYLRENDSNTILAKLDALIKTGNTGTNVCDVYIGLVG
- the rimO gene encoding 30S ribosomal protein S12 methylthiotransferase RimO; its protein translation is MSRVAFIGLGCSKNTTDLEYLMGYLRDSGLDIVNDITSSDYIVINTCGFIEPAVMEAIENIVQTGEKKPEGAKIIAAGCMVERFKDEFEEEFPEVDFYTGVHTLKEAGDFILKDSGLTIDESRVYGSARLIANHPYYAYIKIADGCNNRCSYCIIPSIRGELKSRPEESIIREAEELIRSGVKEIILISQDSTKYGIDLYGEGRLVQLVEKINDLAGDFFIRLLYLNPDGINEDDIRRFSEIEKLVKYFEIPVQHISDKILSKMHRKSDSRKIKNVFSNIRKVMPEAFIRTTFIVGFPGEDENDFEELKGFLRDFAPEYAGFFRFQPEEGTKAFDMSDYVDNEKIESRILELESIQEQNTVERLKKMQNKEILAFAEGFSEDIEFIPEGRAIFQTPDIDGKTFFIDGRADRGYGPYKCSIEKIVYPDIYCKIVS
- a CDS encoding outer membrane protein assembly factor BamD, translating into MKRIVLLLIASLMVFSCAGKNAGEITANELFQQGLNQFSEEDYNDAAKLFERTIMKANTPELAASAQLFLADSYFMMEDYAQAIPSYEQYLNIYGGSKEEPRVIYRLATSYYRLIPSIDRDQTNTRKALKQFEILEKKYPEFAKEKNTDKLINKLRNKLARKEMYIADFYFRIGEEEAAAARLKNIVENYKNTKVFPRAALRLSEYFIEKGKHETQAVTYLNSVLRQENGKQYLSEVSEMLDKLQKDMGSE
- a CDS encoding SAM-dependent methyltransferase, which encodes MSPRLCVAGMPLSVGFDRIDKELQSIIQNSEIIIAEEKKTAHRVLARSGCRGRDFFLLNEHSDLKSKLSIVDKVSSAGLSCFFSDQGTPCVADPGYDFVDMCYDRGVDVFSFPGPSSITTALSLSGFYAEKFYFAGFPPREKSSRKKFFDKLFSAEDTIVLFERPYVMKKLVDELVVSKKRIAVIYNLGMKDEKVIRGRPKEIANELKNMPKAPFVVILEGVK